The Gemmatirosa kalamazoonensis nucleotide sequence TCCCTGCGCTTCGTGCCGGTCGATTCGCTGCAGGCGCTCGGCTACGGGAAGTACGCGGCGGCGTTCAAGGCAAAGCGTTAGGCGGGTCGGCGGACCTCACGCGGAACTTTGAACCGCAGAGGGCCGCAGAGAACGGCAACTGCTTTTCAACCACAGAGGACACAGAGGACACGGAGGAAACCACCTCTTTTGAAAGGTTCTCCTCTGTGTCCTCTGCGTCCTCTGTGGTTCAAAACGAAAGGCTCCGCGGCCCTCTGCGGTTTCAATTCGAGGAGCCCCGAGTGCCGCGCGTCACGCCGAGCCGGAGCACGTCCGGCCGCGCGTAGTGGCCGGTGACGTCGAGCGACATGCGCTCCTCGTGCAGCCGCGCGAGATCGAGGTCGGCGACGATGAGGCGCGGCTCGTCGTAGACCGGCTCGACGACGTAGCGGCCGTCGGGGCCGACGATCGCGCTGCCGCCACGCATGACCCACTGGTCGGGGTGCGTCACGCGGCCGGGGTGGGGCTCCAGCTCCGGCGGCAGCGACGACGCGCGCAGGAGCGAGCCGGCGACGAGCACGTAGCAGCGCCCCTCGAACGCGTACGAGCGGCTCGCGACCTGGAGCATCTCGTGCGCGGTGGGCCACAGCGCGACGTGAAGATCTTCCCCGGACTCGTGCAGCGCATGACGCGCGAGCGGCATCCAGTGCTCCCAGCACACGAGCGCGCCCACGCGGCCCGCCGGCGTATCGACGGCGCGCAGCCCATCCGCGTCGCCCGGTCCCCACACCATGCGCTCGGTATAGGTCGGCACCAGCTTGCGATGATGGTTGAGCAGCCCGCCGTCGGGACCGAACGTGAGCGCCGCGTTGTACAGCGTGCCGCGCCCCGGTCCCGCATCCACGCGCTCCACGACGCCGACGACGAGCGTCACCTGCGCGTCGCGGGCGAGCGTGCCTAACGCGTCCGCCGCCGGCCCGGGCACCGCGACGGCGTTCGCCATCATGCGCGCGTGGACCGCCTTCACCGGCGCATGGTCCCAGAGCGCGACGTCGCGGCAGACGTCGAGCCACACCGGGTAGCCGGGAAGCCACGTCTCCGGAAAGACGACGAGCTGCGCGCCCTGCTCGGCGGCAGCTCGTGTCAGCTCTTCGGTGCGGCGAAGTCCCTCGTCGAGGGTCGGCGCGATCTCGTGCTGGGCGATGGCGACGCGGGGCATGCGTTCAACTTACACGCGGAGCCGTGCGCCGCCGCGCGCTCAGTCGCGTCCCCCGATGGCGGCGACCTGCGTCACGTCGATCCCGCCCACCGCCATCGACGAGAGCGTCAGGGTGAGCGAGAACTTGGAGAACTTGGTCGCGATCTTCACCGGGTAGCGCGCGTCGTCGTCCGTGAACCAGATGCGCGCGTCGCCGTCCTCGGCGAACAGGCCCTTCGTGCGGATCGTCGGATGCACGACGACCGTCGCGAACGTGCCCGCGCCGACGGTGACGGTGTCGCGCGCGACGCCAGTGAGGACGACCGGGTTGCGATCGGGCTTGAAGTAGCGGTCGAAGCGCTGCGTCTCGCCCACCCGGACACCGGCGTGGCGCACGGCGTAGATGAACGAGCCATCGTCGAGCGGGTTCGCGACGCTCGCTTCGGCGGAGTCGCCGTCTTCCTGGTACACGGCGCGCTCCGGGTAGATCTCGTACGTGCGCGACCGCTTGTACTTGCCCTCGGAGATGGACTGCGCGAAGCGGAGCGACGCGTGCGTCGCCGTGTCCACCCAGCTGTCGTAGCGGTCGTGCACGCGGAAGAACGGCACACCGCCGTCGACGGTGAACACGAGGTGGTAGGCCGGGCGCCCGCGCACGATCTCGATCCCCTCGACGCGCATGCGGGCCGTGCCCGCGCGGATGCCGCCTAACGTGGCCTTGTAGGTCAGCTCCTCGCCCACGGCGAACGTCGCACGGGCCTCACCCCCGGCGCCCGCGCGCGACGCGACCGTCGCGATCTGCGCGTCGGCGGTCGCCGCCAGTCCGGCGAGCGCCGCTGCCGCGGCGAGGGTCAGCGCACGACCGGTGCGCGCGGCGAACGTGTGGCTGCTCATATGGGCTCTCCGCGCGCCGGGGCGCGCAGCTCGATGTCGTGTGGTGCTACGTCGGATCCGTCCGTGTGGATCTCACGCGGTTCACGGCGCGACGCGGACAGCGCGCCAGAGACCGCGCTCCTCGCCGACGAGCGTGGCCGCGCCCTCCACGGTGAAACGACCGGTGAGCGTGTCGCCCCTCACCGTGCCGCGGAACGTCGCGCGCGCCGTGCAGTTGCATGCCGGGTCGAAGAACGAGTCGAGGCGCAGGACGAGCTGATCGCCGTCGCGCGTCGCGTCGACGACAGGTACGCGCACGAGCGTCACCGCGTCGTCACCGGCGCGTCCGAACGCGTCGTGGGCACCCGCCGCGCGCCACGCGACCGTGCCGCCGACGCCGTTCGCCGATGGGCCGAGCGCGAGCGCCAGCGCGCCGCGCTGCCCGTAGGTGCGACCGACGTAGGTGCCCTGCCACAGCTCGACGGCCGGTGCCGCGGCGCGCGGCGCGAACGCCGGCGCGACCAGCGGACGAGCGTCGCGCGTGAGCGCGGTCGTGCGGGCCGCCGGGCCGGCCGGCGCGAGCTCGGCGAGCGTGATCGGCGCGAACGTCGGCGCACGCTGGGGCGCGACCGGCGCGAGCGCGACCTCGCCGGCGGACGCCTCGCGCACCGTACCGCCGTGGGCGCAGGCGCCGAGCGCCAGCATCGATGCGGCCGCGACTGCAGCGATCAGGATGCGGGCGTGCGGACGACGAACTGCGGTGGCGGTGGACTCGACTCGCATGGCGGTACCCTCCTGAACGGCTCCTTCCGGGCGGCGGCTCGCTCCACCGTTACGTCGAACGAGCGGCGGCCGGATCGACATTCCCGGGGAGGCCGGCTGTCAATACGTAATGCTCAGTGCTACAGAATGGTTCACGTCGAAGGACGGCTTCGGCATCGTCAGACCGTCGTGGTCAGGGCCAGCAGCTCCGCGGTCGGCACCGGGTGCTCGCGCGTCTCGCACGCGAAGCGGTGGTCGGCGCCGGCGCGCGCGTGCACGCGGGCGATGACGTCCGCGAGGGTGACGCCGGCGAGCGAGCGCTCGAGCGCCGAAGTGGCGTCGGCGAAGACCTCGCCCAGCACCGGCCGCACGGCGCGGTTCAGGGAGCAGGACGGGTTGCCGCCGCTCCGCGGGAGCGCGAACAGCTCGTCGTCGTCGACCGCGCGCCAGATGTCGGCGAGCGTGATCTCCTCGGGCGCCCGGCCGAGCCGCGCACCCCCGTTCGGCCCCATCTGCCCGACCACGAGCCCGGCCTTGCCGAGCGCCTGGAACAGCCGGCGGATCGAGACGGCGTTCGTCTGGACGCTCGCCGCGATCCGGTCGGACGTGACCGCGCACTCGTCGGCGCAGGCGAGCATGCCGAGAGTGTGGATGGCGACGGCGAGGCGGGCGTTGGCGGACATGGAGTGTAACCTATGATGTTACGCATTGACCCGCAAGGACCCTCGAACGGCGCCGCACCCGCTTCCGCGGTATCCCGCTAGTCGGCCCGCAGGGCCTCGAGCGGCGCCGTGCGGGCGGCGCGGATCGCGGGCAGCGACGCGGCGGCGAGCGCGCTGGCGGCGAGGACGCCGACGGCGAGCGCGATCGACGGCAGGTCGAAGCGGTTCACCTGGAAGAGCTGGTCGCGGAGCAGCGACGTCGCGAGCAGCGCCGCGGGGATGCCGATCGCGACGCCCGCGGCGAGCAGGCGCCCCGCCTCGCCGAGGACGAGCCGCGTGACGCGGCGGCCGTCGGCGCCGAGGGCCATGCGGAGGCCGAACTCGTTCGTGCGCCGCATCGTCGAGAACGCGATGACGCCGTACAGGCCGAGCGCGGCGAGGACAAGCGCGAGGCCGCCGAACAGCGAGACGACGTGCGACACGAGCCGGTCCTGTCCGATGGAGTCCTTCACGAGGTCGTCGACCGCGTCCACCGAGAGCACGGCGACGGCCGGGTCGGCGGCGCGGAGGGCGCGCCTAACGGCGTCGACGAGCCGGCGCGGCTCGCCCTCCGTGCGCACCTGGAAGTAGACCTGCCCCGGAAGCCGCTGCATCTGCAGCATCGGCACGTACAGGCGGCGTCCCGGGGGCTCTCGCACGCCCTGCTCCTGCACGTCGCGCACGATGCCCACGATCTCGTACGACGCGCTGTCCATGGTGACGTGCCGGCCGATCGCGTCGGCGTGCGGGAAGTAGTAGCGCGCCATCGTCTCGTTCACGATCGCGACGCGCGCGCCGGTCCCGTCGTCGCGCGTCTCGACGTCGCGCCCGCGGAGCAGGTGGGCCCCCGTGGCGCGGAAGTAGCCCGGGCCGACGTCGTCGTAGGCGACGAGCGTGTCGCTGTCGGCGCGGGCGCGGAAGGCCTCGATCTGCAGCGTCGTGCCCGACTCGGTGCCGCTGAAGATGCCGTTCTCGGAGTACGTGACGTCGTGCACGCCGGGAACGCGGCGCGCGCGCTCGGTGAGGTCGGCGAGGAGCGCGCCGAGGCGCGGACCCTCGTAGCCGGCACGCTGCGCGTCGACGCGGGCGACGAGCAGGCGATCGCGGGCGACGCCGATGTCCGCGCGCTCGAGCTTCTGCGTGCTGCGCACGAGCATCCCGGTCGCGACGAGGAGCAGCGTGGAGAGCGCGACCTGCGCCACGACGAGCAGGCGGCCTAACGGAATGCGCCCGGTGCCGCGCGCCGTGCCGGTGAGACCGCGTCCCTGCGTGCGCAGCGCGGCGGCGAGCTGCACGCGGGTGGCGTGCAGCGACGGCGCGAGCCCGAACACGAGCGCGGTGAGCACCGCGAGCCCCGCGGTGAACGCGAGGACGCGCACGTCGACGCGCGCATCGAGCGGGATGGGAGACGCGCCGGGGCTCGCGAGGCGGAGCAGGGCACCGCTGCCCCACACGGCGACGAGCGCGCCGAGCGCGCCGCCAGCCATGGCGAGGACGAGGCTCTCGACGAGGAGCTGCTGCAGGAGCCGCAGCCGACCGGCGCCGATCGCCATGCGCACGCTCATCTCGCGCCCGCGCGCGGTGGCGCGCGCGAGCAGGAGATTGGCGACGTTCGCGCAGATGACGAGCAGCACGAGCGCGACGGCCGCGGAGAGGATGTAGAGCGCGGCCGCGTAGGTCTTGCGATAGTAGGAGAAGCCGCGCGCCCCGGCCTCGACCATCACGCCCTCGTCCTTCAGCTGCCGCTCGACCGCGGCGACGTCGTTGCCGGTGGCGTGGGTGCGCAGCGACCGCGCGGTCGCCGCGGCGATCGCGACGCGCGCCTGCTCGAGCGTGACGTTCGGCGCGCGCCGTCCCATGAGCAGCAGCCAGCTCGTGCCGCGGTCCTCGAGCCATGGGCTGTTGGGCATGAGCGCGGGCTGCATCATGAGCGGGATCCAGACGTCCATCGCCTGGCCCACGACGTCGCCCGTGAAGCCGGGCGGCGCGACGCCGACGATGGTGAGCGGCGTCCCGTTCACGGTGATCGACGATCCGACGGCGGCACGGTCGGCGCCGAAGCGGCGCGTCCAGTAGCCGTGACTGATGACGACGACCGGCGCGCCGCCGGGCGTGCGGTCCTCCTCGGCGGTGAACGTTCGGCCGAGGAACGCGGGGACGCCGAGGACGGAGAAGAAGTTCGCGGAGACGTAGCGCGCGCGCGGGTGCTCCGGCTCGGCGCCCGCGCGCACGGCGCCGGTGCTGTCGCGCGAGATGAGCACGTCGAGACGGCTGGAGCGGCCGGTGGCGTAGAGCCCCGAGACGGCGCGTCCCTGTACCGCGTCGCGCACGTCGGCGAACAGCGGGACCGAGAACAGGTCGGCGCGCGGCGAGCCGTTGGAGAGCGAGCCGGTGCGCCACGGCGCGCCGACGGTGACGAGCTGCTCCGGGTGCGCGACCGGGAGCGCGCGCAGCAGCAGCGCGTCGACGAGCGTGAACATCGCGGCGTTCGCACCGATGCCCAGCGCGAGGATGGCCAGGAGCACGGCGGTGAAGCCCTTGCGCTGCGCGAGCGAGCGCGCGGCGTAGGCGGCGTCCTGCCGCAGATCGTCGAGTCGGATCGCGCGTCGCATGGCCCGGTCCCGTTCGCGGTCGATGGTGAGACACTCGCTGCGGACGGCGGCGAGGTCGCCGAACAGCTGCATCGCCTGCTCACGCGCCGCGGCCTCGTCGACGCCCTGGGCGACGAGGCGCTTCACGCGCATGGCCAGGTGGAACTCCAGCTCGGAGTCGAGGTCGCGCTCGACGCGTCGCGGGCCCGCGGCGAGGCGGAACGCGGGGCGCCGCTCGTCGCGCATCAGACGGGCACCGGCGCGGCGCCGGGCCCGGTGGCGCGGAGCGCACGCCCCGCGGCGTCGACGAACTCGTGCCATGCGGACGAGCCGCTCTGGAGCCGGCGCCGGCCGGCGGGGCTCAGGCGGTAGTACTTCGCTGTGCGGTTGTTCTCGGAGAGGCCCCATTCCGCCTCGACGAGTTCCTGACGCTCGAGCCGGTGCAGCGCCGGGTAGAGCGTGCCCTCGCCGACGCCTAACGCGGCATCGGTGGCCTGCTCGATCCACTCGGCGACGCCGTAGCCGTGGCGCGGCCCCCACGAGAGCGCCTTGAGGATCAGGAGGTCGAGCGTGCCGCGCATGAGACTGACGTCGAGCTCGGACATCGGGCCGTCGCTCCGGGTACGGGTCGGGGTTTCCGCCAGGATGACGCCCGTCCCATCGTGACGCAAGGGGTCCGTGACGAACTCCCCTTGACATCCGATGTATCGAGCCGGATGATGCATCGACATCCGAGGGGAATACTATGGCCAAGCCGTCCGTCGACCTGCTCCAGGGCACGCTCGACCTGCTCATCCTGAAGACGCTCTCCTGGGGGCCGGCGCACGGCTACGCCGTCGCGCGCTGGATCCAGCAGCTCACCGGCGCGGTGCTGCAGGTGGGCGAGGGCTCGCTCTACCCCGCGCTGCACCGCCTCGAGGAGCGCGGGTGGGTGGACACCGAGTGGCGCCTGTCGGAGCACAACCGGCGCGCGAAGTTCTACACGCTCACGTCGAAGGGCCGGCAGCAGCTGCGCACCGAGACGGCGACGTGGAACCAGTTCGTCGACGCCGTGGGGCGCGTGCTGCAGGCGACGTCGCAGCCGGCGTGACCGCCTAACGGCCCGCGTCCATGCGCCGCCTCCTCTTCCGGCGCGCCGACCTGCGGCGCGAGGTGGACGACGAGCTCGCGTTCCACCTCGAGATGCGCGTGCGCGACCACGAGGCCGAGGGCCTCGCCACGCCCGCGGCGCGCGCGGCGGCCGAGCGCGAGTTCGGCGACGTGCGCGCGATCCGCGCCGCGTGCCTCACCATCGACGAGCGCCGCCGCCGGCGTGCGCGGAGATCCGAGTACATGAGCGACCTGTGGCAGGATCTGCGGCTGGCCGCGCGCGCCCTGCGGGCGAGCCCGGTGTTCGCGCTGACCGCGGCGGCGTGCGTCGCGCTCGGCGTCGGCGTCACGACGACGATCTTCTCGATGGTGAACGCGGTGATCCTGCGACCGCTCCCGTACCGCGACGCCGACCGGCTCGTCGCCGTGTACGCGCAGAACGTGCAGCGCGGCTACCACGGCACCAACATCTCGTACCCCGACTACCTGAGCTGGCGCGACGACAGCCGCTCGCTCCAGTCGTTAGGCATCTGGACGTGGACGTCGCACGCGCTGTCGGGCCCGGGCGGCGACGCGGAGCGCGTGGAGGGCGCCGCGGTGGCGGCGAACCTCTTCCCGCTCCTCGGCGTCGCGCCGCAGCTCGGGCGCGGGTTCCTGCCGGAGGAGGAGCAAGCGGGGCGCTCGCGCGTGGTGCTGCTGAGCGACGGGCTCTGGCGACGCCGCTACGACGGGGACCGGTCGATCGTCGGCAAGTCGATCACCGTCGACGCGCAGCCGTACACGGTGGTGGGCGTGATGCCGCCGGGGTTCGCGTTCCCCGACCGCGGCACGATGTGGGTGCCGTTCGTCCAGGAGGGGTGGATGCAGGGGCGCGGCAACCGCGGGATCGCGGGCGCGATCGGCCGGCTCAAGCCGGGCGTGAGCCTCGAGCAGGCGCGCGCGGATCTCGCCACGGTGTCGGCGCGGCTGGAGCACGAGTACCGCGACGACAACACGGGATGGGCGGCGGAGCTGACCCCGCTGCGCGAGGATCTCGTGGGCGAGCTGCGGAAGCCAGTGCTCGTGTTCCTCGGCGCGGCCGCCGGGGTGCTGCTCATCGCATGCGCGAACGTCGCGAACCTGACGCTCGCGCGCGG carries:
- a CDS encoding carbon-nitrogen hydrolase family protein: MPRVAIAQHEIAPTLDEGLRRTEELTRAAAEQGAQLVVFPETWLPGYPVWLDVCRDVALWDHAPVKAVHARMMANAVAVPGPAADALGTLARDAQVTLVVGVVERVDAGPGRGTLYNAALTFGPDGGLLNHHRKLVPTYTERMVWGPGDADGLRAVDTPAGRVGALVCWEHWMPLARHALHESGEDLHVALWPTAHEMLQVASRSYAFEGRCYVLVAGSLLRASSLPPELEPHPGRVTHPDQWVMRGGSAIVGPDGRYVVEPVYDEPRLIVADLDLARLHEERMSLDVTGHYARPDVLRLGVTRGTRGSSN
- a CDS encoding DUF3108 domain-containing protein, with protein sequence MSSHTFAARTGRALTLAAAAALAGLAATADAQIATVASRAGAGGEARATFAVGEELTYKATLGGIRAGTARMRVEGIEIVRGRPAYHLVFTVDGGVPFFRVHDRYDSWVDTATHASLRFAQSISEGKYKRSRTYEIYPERAVYQEDGDSAEASVANPLDDGSFIYAVRHAGVRVGETQRFDRYFKPDRNPVVLTGVARDTVTVGAGTFATVVVHPTIRTKGLFAEDGDARIWFTDDDARYPVKIATKFSKFSLTLTLSSMAVGGIDVTQVAAIGGRD
- a CDS encoding Rrf2 family transcriptional regulator: MSANARLAVAIHTLGMLACADECAVTSDRIAASVQTNAVSIRRLFQALGKAGLVVGQMGPNGGARLGRAPEEITLADIWRAVDDDELFALPRSGGNPSCSLNRAVRPVLGEVFADATSALERSLAGVTLADVIARVHARAGADHRFACETREHPVPTAELLALTTTV
- a CDS encoding ABC transporter permease, which codes for MRDERRPAFRLAAGPRRVERDLDSELEFHLAMRVKRLVAQGVDEAAAREQAMQLFGDLAAVRSECLTIDRERDRAMRRAIRLDDLRQDAAYAARSLAQRKGFTAVLLAILALGIGANAAMFTLVDALLLRALPVAHPEQLVTVGAPWRTGSLSNGSPRADLFSVPLFADVRDAVQGRAVSGLYATGRSSRLDVLISRDSTGAVRAGAEPEHPRARYVSANFFSVLGVPAFLGRTFTAEEDRTPGGAPVVVISHGYWTRRFGADRAAVGSSITVNGTPLTIVGVAPPGFTGDVVGQAMDVWIPLMMQPALMPNSPWLEDRGTSWLLLMGRRAPNVTLEQARVAIAAATARSLRTHATGNDVAAVERQLKDEGVMVEAGARGFSYYRKTYAAALYILSAAVALVLLVICANVANLLLARATARGREMSVRMAIGAGRLRLLQQLLVESLVLAMAGGALGALVAVWGSGALLRLASPGASPIPLDARVDVRVLAFTAGLAVLTALVFGLAPSLHATRVQLAAALRTQGRGLTGTARGTGRIPLGRLLVVAQVALSTLLLVATGMLVRSTQKLERADIGVARDRLLVARVDAQRAGYEGPRLGALLADLTERARRVPGVHDVTYSENGIFSGTESGTTLQIEAFRARADSDTLVAYDDVGPGYFRATGAHLLRGRDVETRDDGTGARVAIVNETMARYYFPHADAIGRHVTMDSASYEIVGIVRDVQEQGVREPPGRRLYVPMLQMQRLPGQVYFQVRTEGEPRRLVDAVRRALRAADPAVAVLSVDAVDDLVKDSIGQDRLVSHVVSLFGGLALVLAALGLYGVIAFSTMRRTNEFGLRMALGADGRRVTRLVLGEAGRLLAAGVAIGIPAALLATSLLRDQLFQVNRFDLPSIALAVGVLAASALAAASLPAIRAARTAPLEALRAD
- a CDS encoding PadR family transcriptional regulator: MSELDVSLMRGTLDLLILKALSWGPRHGYGVAEWIEQATDAALGVGEGTLYPALHRLERQELVEAEWGLSENNRTAKYYRLSPAGRRRLQSGSSAWHEFVDAAGRALRATGPGAAPVPV
- a CDS encoding PadR family transcriptional regulator, translating into MAKPSVDLLQGTLDLLILKTLSWGPAHGYAVARWIQQLTGAVLQVGEGSLYPALHRLEERGWVDTEWRLSEHNRRAKFYTLTSKGRQQLRTETATWNQFVDAVGRVLQATSQPA